The DNA region GAACAGTTGAAACGGGGCGGAGCGCCATGAAATACGGCTTGAAAGAAACCACCATCCTAAAAGTCTGCGCTCTCCTCACCAGATTTCCGCAAGTGGATAAAGCCGTGCTGTATGGCTCGCGCGCCAAAGGCAACTACAAAGGCGGCTCGGATATTGATCTGACCCTGTGCGGCGGGGCCGACCTGACCCTGCGCGTGCTTTATCGAATCATGGATGAACTGGATGACCTGCTGCTGCCCTACACAATTGACCTCTCCATTT from Chloroflexota bacterium includes:
- a CDS encoding nucleotidyltransferase domain-containing protein; amino-acid sequence: MKYGLKETTILKVCALLTRFPQVDKAVLYGSRAKGNYKGGSDIDLTLCGGADLTLRVLYRIMDELDDLLLPYTIDLSIYTNISDPDLIEHIQRVGMTFYAKAPAYSKPVGTA